A DNA window from Christiangramia salexigens contains the following coding sequences:
- a CDS encoding DUF1853 family protein, which yields MQLEDQFYGFCETPSILTDRVLNEYISFNFPQPKEQFNLSQAQDEVLHPRNSVLGKRMESFFQMAVNQSEEYDLLSSNIQILSDKRTIGELDFLVYDKIRKKPLHVELVYKLYIYIPEFSDEIDRWVGPNRKDSYSEKLAKLQEHQFPLLFKPETNEYLYKLRLKPEDIEQHLCFKAKLFIPEGIRPKDEGIINMDCISGFWYSHEQFLNKNWEDNLFYSPRKQDWSCDPKHNADWMDYDSINAQIKLLFEKEKAPLIWMKSGNEIRSFFVVWW from the coding sequence ATGCAGTTAGAAGATCAATTTTATGGCTTTTGCGAGACTCCTTCAATTTTAACCGATAGAGTGTTAAACGAATATATAAGCTTCAATTTCCCCCAACCAAAGGAGCAGTTTAATTTATCCCAGGCTCAGGATGAAGTTTTGCATCCCAGGAATTCTGTATTGGGAAAAAGAATGGAATCGTTCTTTCAAATGGCCGTAAATCAATCTGAAGAGTATGATTTATTAAGTTCCAATATTCAGATCCTTAGTGATAAACGCACAATTGGAGAGCTGGATTTTCTGGTCTATGATAAAATTAGAAAAAAGCCACTACATGTAGAGCTGGTTTACAAGCTCTATATCTATATTCCTGAATTTTCTGATGAAATTGACCGCTGGGTTGGCCCTAACCGTAAGGACAGCTATTCGGAAAAACTGGCCAAACTTCAGGAGCATCAATTTCCGTTATTATTTAAACCTGAAACAAACGAATATCTCTATAAACTGAGATTAAAACCTGAGGACATAGAGCAGCATTTGTGTTTTAAGGCTAAACTTTTTATTCCTGAAGGCATCAGACCTAAGGACGAAGGCATTATAAATATGGATTGTATTTCTGGATTTTGGTACAGCCATGAGCAGTTCTTAAATAAGAACTGGGAGGACAATCTGTTTTACAGTCCAAGGAAACAGGACTGGAGTTGTGATCCCAAACATAATGCTGACTGGATGGATTATGACAGCATAAATGCACAAATAAAGCTACTTTTCGAGAAGGAAAAAGCACCCTTAATATGGATGAAATCCGGAAATGAGATCAGAAGTTTTTTTGTGGTTTGGTGGTAA
- a CDS encoding GyrI-like domain-containing protein: MNNPEICDIQPKKLIGICMTTSLADDKTGVLWNRFMKLKNSIENVKSDALFSVQNYDADFIKGNFNSQSLFEKWAAIEVEGFTEVPSQLESLELPGGKYAVFIHRGTSRQFAESASFIFEEWLPSSNFELDDRPHFEVMGKAYKGHDNPQSEEEIWIPIKPKN; encoded by the coding sequence ATGAATAATCCAGAGATCTGCGATATACAACCAAAGAAACTGATAGGTATTTGCATGACAACTAGTCTTGCAGACGATAAAACAGGTGTCCTTTGGAATCGGTTTATGAAGCTTAAGAATTCGATTGAAAATGTGAAAAGCGATGCTCTATTTTCGGTGCAGAATTATGATGCAGATTTTATAAAAGGAAATTTTAATTCTCAATCTTTATTCGAAAAATGGGCGGCAATTGAAGTTGAGGGTTTTACGGAAGTACCCTCTCAGCTTGAAAGTCTTGAGCTACCCGGAGGTAAATATGCTGTTTTCATTCATAGAGGAACATCCCGGCAATTTGCAGAGTCTGCAAGTTTCATTTTTGAAGAATGGCTACCCTCTTCAAATTTTGAACTGGATGACCGTCCACATTTTGAAGTCATGGGAAAAGCTTATAAAGGGCATGATAATCCTCAATCTGAAGAAGAAATATGGATCCCTATTAAACCTAAAAATTGA
- a CDS encoding cation diffusion facilitator family transporter, which translates to MQPESREAIRSSYFSIAGNAILAIVKAITGIFGNSYALIADAIESTTDVFSSLLVLFGLKYSSKPADENHPYGHGKAEPLITFLIVGFLIVSATVIAYESIANIRTPHEVPEPYTLIVLAIIIIIKEIFYRFISKKSAETKSSVLKADAWHHRSDAITSLMAFIGISIALIMGKGYANADDWAALLASGFIIYNAYLILRPALGEIMDEHMYEDIEEKVRKVAESNPGVVETEKCYIRKTGMTYHIDLHIAVDAEITVKAGHEIAHRVKDQLLEKIPQIADVLIHVEPDDEI; encoded by the coding sequence ATGCAGCCAGAATCCCGGGAAGCCATTAGATCTTCATACTTCAGCATCGCAGGGAATGCAATTTTGGCAATTGTAAAAGCTATTACCGGTATTTTTGGAAACTCTTACGCATTAATTGCAGACGCGATAGAATCTACTACAGATGTATTCTCCTCTTTACTGGTTCTTTTTGGACTCAAATACTCCTCTAAACCCGCAGATGAAAACCATCCATACGGACATGGAAAGGCAGAACCTCTAATAACATTTCTTATCGTTGGTTTCTTGATCGTTTCAGCCACTGTGATCGCCTATGAAAGTATCGCTAATATTCGCACCCCTCATGAGGTTCCTGAGCCCTACACGCTCATTGTATTAGCTATTATAATAATCATTAAGGAAATCTTTTACAGATTCATCTCAAAGAAAAGCGCTGAAACTAAAAGTTCGGTATTAAAGGCTGATGCATGGCATCACCGCAGCGATGCAATAACGTCCCTTATGGCATTTATTGGAATCTCCATTGCTTTGATAATGGGAAAGGGGTACGCGAATGCCGATGATTGGGCTGCCCTCCTGGCTTCAGGATTTATTATCTATAATGCTTATCTCATCCTGAGGCCTGCCCTTGGAGAGATCATGGACGAACATATGTACGAAGACATAGAGGAAAAGGTCAGAAAGGTTGCCGAGTCTAACCCCGGAGTGGTTGAAACTGAAAAGTGTTATATACGCAAAACAGGAATGACTTACCATATAGATCTTCATATCGCTGTAGATGCAGAAATTACGGTTAAAGCAGGACATGAAATAGCACACCGGGTAAAAGACCAACTGCTGGAAAAAATTCCTCAGATAGCCGATGTGCTAATTCATGTAGAGCCCGATGATGAAATATAA